The Meiothermus ruber DSM 1279 genome includes the window CTCCACCTGCGGCGTCATCACGTTGATGTGGTCAATGCGCTGGATGCCGGGGCCTTTGTGCAGGTCGTAGCGTTGCAGGAGCCAGGGGTACTTCTGGCTTTCGGCATAGAAGGCCACCGGAACCCCAAAGGGGTCTTGCAAGCGCAGCATTCTGGGCCGATCCTGCTCGCTCTCCCAGCGGTGGGGGAGGCCCAGGGTCTGGGCCAGCTCGGCCAGGAGTTGCAAATCCAGTTCGCCGGCCACCCGGTAGCCCAGGTGCTTGACGCCGGGTTCGGGGGCCAGCTCGAGCTTGAGGGTCCACTCGCGGTCCTCGGTGCCGCGTAGGTACAGGGCGCTCTGGCTTTCGTGCAGCACATTCAGGCCGAGTAAATCTACGTAGAAGTGGCGCGAACGCTCCAGATCGGTCACGTAGAACACCCCGTGGCCGATGCGGATGATGTTGGGCATCTGGGTCATAGTCACCTCGCTTCAGGGCAGTTGCCGGTAGCCCCGGTTCCAGTAGAGCAAGGGACGCGTCCCGCTGCTAAGTCTCACGCGTTCCACCTGCCCCACCACAATCCTGTGGGTGCCCCCCGGATAGACCGCCCAGGTTCGGCAGAAGAGCGTGGCCAGGGCCCCCTCGAGGGCCGGGGGGTCTTCGGTGGTAAGGGGCTCGTAGCCCTCGATGGGGCGTCCGGCAAAGTGGTCGGAGATGTGTTCGTGCCCCTCGGGCAGGAGGTTCACGGAAAACTGCCCCGCGCGCTCCAGAATCGGCCAGAGCTGGGCTGTCT containing:
- the hpaC gene encoding 4-hydroxyphenylacetate 3-monooxygenase reductase subunit encodes the protein MQDQLRQVMRHWPSGVTVIAARFKGEARGMTASSFTSVSLEPPLILVCINQTAQLWPILERAGQFSVNLLPEGHEHISDHFAGRPIEGYEPLTTEDPPALEGALATLFCRTWAVYPGGTHRIVVGQVERVRLSSGTRPLLYWNRGYRQLP